The Sphingobacterium bambusae genome includes a window with the following:
- a CDS encoding gluconokinase, which translates to MIIGLDIGTSSTKAVAFDLSGNVLAQHNITYPTLNPSEGYYEQDPEIIFQACVASIARVMAELADLGNTLKPLCIAVSSAMHALIAVDRLGQPLTNCIIWTDRRSEEIAADLQATEMGMLLYQQTGTPIHPMSLLCKIMWIKSHDQQLFAQSYKFIGIKEFLFYRLFGVYLVDHSIASATGLFDIRQLGWSEVALRLSGISAEQLSKPVPVTDICTSLNPDMARAMRISEDTPFVIGGSDGCLANLGVGAVKPGVASVTVGTSGAIRVVSSLPNREEKQRLFSYLLRPNEYVIGGAVNNGGLLRNWFRDTFLDENSSDEEHKDLTTVLNELVDSVAPGSEGLVFLPYITGERAPHWNAHAKGVYFGIQLQHTRAHFARAMMEGMLFAIYSVGMALEENTGPIHTIYASGGLARSPSWVQMLADIFNKPVFVKNTVESSAWGAALIGMEALGEKAAPSAEEELTVDVEQYYKPREENHLVYSKNFQQFERLYHKLEGEF; encoded by the coding sequence ATGATTATTGGATTAGACATTGGCACATCATCTACCAAGGCCGTTGCATTTGACCTATCGGGAAATGTTTTGGCTCAACATAATATAACCTATCCTACACTAAATCCTTCGGAAGGATACTACGAACAAGACCCCGAGATTATTTTTCAGGCATGTGTTGCCTCCATTGCGCGAGTAATGGCGGAACTGGCGGACTTAGGTAATACACTCAAACCGCTTTGTATTGCCGTCAGCAGTGCCATGCATGCACTCATTGCCGTTGATAGGCTGGGCCAGCCGCTTACGAATTGCATCATTTGGACCGATCGACGAAGTGAGGAAATTGCGGCAGACTTGCAGGCGACAGAGATGGGCATGCTGCTGTATCAACAAACAGGTACGCCCATTCATCCCATGTCTTTGCTTTGCAAAATCATGTGGATAAAATCCCATGACCAACAATTATTTGCGCAGTCGTATAAGTTTATTGGTATTAAAGAATTTCTTTTCTATAGACTGTTTGGCGTTTATCTGGTCGATCATTCCATTGCATCGGCCACCGGACTATTTGATATACGGCAGCTGGGATGGTCGGAAGTTGCCTTGCGCCTGTCGGGTATTTCGGCTGAACAGCTGTCGAAGCCGGTTCCGGTAACGGATATTTGCACATCGCTCAACCCAGATATGGCACGTGCCATGCGTATTTCAGAGGATACTCCTTTTGTTATTGGGGGGAGCGACGGCTGTTTGGCCAATCTGGGCGTGGGCGCCGTGAAACCCGGTGTTGCTTCGGTCACGGTGGGCACAAGTGGCGCCATCCGCGTGGTTAGTTCGTTGCCAAATAGGGAGGAAAAGCAAAGGCTATTCAGCTATCTGCTTAGGCCAAATGAATATGTCATCGGGGGAGCGGTGAATAATGGAGGTCTTTTACGCAACTGGTTTCGCGATACTTTCTTGGATGAAAACTCGTCCGATGAAGAGCATAAAGACCTCACCACCGTATTGAATGAACTGGTGGATTCGGTTGCTCCCGGATCGGAGGGATTGGTTTTTCTGCCCTATATTACTGGTGAACGAGCGCCGCATTGGAATGCGCATGCAAAAGGCGTTTATTTTGGCATTCAGTTGCAACATACGCGGGCACATTTCGCCCGCGCCATGATGGAGGGCATGCTGTTTGCGATTTACAGTGTGGGGATGGCTTTGGAGGAAAATACCGGACCCATTCATACGATCTATGCGAGTGGCGGCCTTGCGCGTTCGCCCTCTTGGGTGCAGATGCTGGCCGATATTTTCAACAAACCGGTGTTCGTTAAAAATACGGTGGAAAGCTCGGCATGGGGAGCGGCCTTGATCGGCATGGAAGCCTTGGGCGAGAAGGCAGCACCTTCTGCAGAGGAGGAGCTGACAGTCGATGTGGAACAGTATTATAAGCCTCGTGAAGAAAACCATCTGGTATACAGCAAAAATTTTCAACAATTTGAACGTCTATACCATAAGTTGGAAGGCGAGTTTTAA
- a CDS encoding Crp/Fnr family transcriptional regulator, which translates to MNWKNILREHIERKVSISDDQFDYIVSFFRPMSFKKKDKLITAGETVQAEYFVLSGCLSTYVVNDEQKMHILQFALHTWWASDYNALYNNDKASVHVDCVSDAEVLCLLNEDREKMCRELHNMESFFRWRSNGGYVSLQKRILSLLNDDAQSRYEELMQQYPELYNLVPKHLIAAYLGVSRETLSRFQPH; encoded by the coding sequence ATGAACTGGAAAAACATATTACGTGAACATATCGAGCGCAAGGTCAGCATCAGCGACGATCAGTTTGACTATATCGTATCCTTTTTTAGGCCGATGTCGTTCAAAAAGAAAGACAAGCTTATCACAGCAGGAGAAACCGTGCAAGCCGAATACTTTGTGTTAAGCGGTTGCCTTTCTACCTATGTGGTTAACGACGAACAAAAGATGCACATCTTACAGTTTGCCTTGCACACCTGGTGGGCGTCTGACTACAATGCGCTATACAATAACGACAAGGCATCTGTACATGTTGACTGCGTGAGCGATGCCGAGGTGCTATGCCTGTTGAATGAAGACCGCGAAAAGATGTGTCGCGAGCTGCACAATATGGAAAGCTTCTTCCGCTGGCGCTCCAATGGCGGTTATGTTAGTCTGCAGAAGCGGATACTATCGCTATTAAACGATGACGCACAAAGCCGCTACGAAGAGCTCATGCAACAATATCCTGAATTGTACAACCTGGTGCCCAAGCATTTGATAGCCGCCTACCTAGGCGTTTCGCGCGAAACCTTGAGCCGCTTTCAGCCCCACTAA
- a CDS encoding type 1 glutamine amidotransferase domain-containing protein, whose protein sequence is MENQDLNVLFVLTSHDELGNTGLKTGFWVEEFAAPYYALADAGVQISIASPKGGQPPIDPKSALPDFQTEATKRFDADQALQEKLAHSLPLHTLKQQDYDAIFYPGGHGPLWDLTNDQASISLIEDFWNSGKPVAAVCHAPGALRFVKDSDGKPLVQGKKVTGFSNTEEAAVELTDVVPFLVEDELKNLGADYSKGADWSSYVLQDGKLITGQNPASSEETAKALLALLQTT, encoded by the coding sequence ATGGAAAATCAAGATTTAAACGTACTATTTGTCCTAACCTCGCACGACGAGCTAGGCAACACCGGATTGAAAACAGGTTTTTGGGTGGAAGAGTTTGCTGCGCCCTACTATGCGCTAGCCGATGCGGGCGTGCAGATCAGCATAGCCTCGCCAAAAGGAGGACAGCCACCCATAGACCCCAAAAGCGCACTGCCCGACTTTCAAACCGAGGCCACCAAACGATTTGATGCAGACCAAGCCTTGCAGGAGAAGCTGGCGCACAGCCTACCGCTGCATACGCTGAAACAGCAGGACTACGACGCGATATTCTACCCCGGTGGGCACGGACCATTATGGGATTTGACCAACGACCAAGCATCGATAAGCCTTATCGAGGATTTCTGGAATAGCGGAAAGCCCGTTGCAGCCGTATGTCACGCGCCGGGAGCGCTCCGCTTTGTTAAAGACAGCGACGGCAAGCCACTGGTGCAAGGTAAAAAGGTAACCGGTTTTTCCAATACCGAAGAGGCTGCCGTTGAACTCACCGATGTTGTCCCTTTTTTGGTGGAAGACGAACTGAAAAATCTCGGCGCCGACTATAGCAAAGGAGCAGACTGGAGCAGCTACGTGCTACAGGATGGCAAACTTATTACCGGACAAAACCCCGCTTCGTCTGAAGAGACCGCCAAGGCCTTATTAGCACTGCTCCAAACAACATAG
- the pgl gene encoding 6-phosphogluconolactonase, protein MVQQFKNTNDLFKAAADLFVQSAKEAIATKGQFAVALTGGSSPIGLYELLASDAYITLVDWSKVLIFWGDERWVPLADKLSNAKMTFETLLDKVPVLESNIFPMYADGIEPQDYAVRYEQFLKEALGSDAVLDLILLGMGDDAHTASLFPGTAVLQETEKWVDAYYLAPQEMFRITLTAPFINKAKRIVVISFGDKKASALQHVLQGDYNPSLYPSQLLKPAAGDLIFMVDDKAAAYLK, encoded by the coding sequence ATGGTACAACAGTTTAAGAATACAAACGACTTATTTAAAGCCGCGGCCGATCTGTTTGTGCAGTCTGCCAAGGAGGCTATCGCAACAAAGGGACAGTTTGCTGTCGCGCTTACGGGTGGATCGTCGCCTATTGGCCTATATGAGCTATTGGCGTCCGATGCGTATATAACGCTTGTCGACTGGAGCAAGGTGCTTATCTTTTGGGGTGATGAACGTTGGGTTCCGCTGGCGGATAAGCTGAGCAATGCGAAGATGACTTTTGAGACGCTACTGGATAAAGTTCCGGTGCTCGAATCCAATATTTTCCCGATGTATGCGGATGGTATAGAACCGCAAGATTATGCCGTTCGTTATGAACAGTTCCTGAAAGAAGCGCTCGGAAGCGATGCCGTACTGGATTTGATCTTGTTGGGCATGGGCGATGATGCGCATACGGCATCCCTTTTTCCGGGAACGGCCGTGCTACAGGAAACGGAAAAATGGGTGGACGCTTATTATTTAGCGCCACAAGAGATGTTTCGTATCACCTTAACGGCACCCTTTATTAATAAAGCCAAGAGAATTGTGGTCATCAGCTTCGGCGATAAAAAAGCAAGCGCGCTTCAGCATGTGCTGCAGGGCGACTATAACCCTAGCTTGTACCCCAGTCAGCTGCTGAAGCCTGCTGCTGGCGATCTAATTTTTATGGTCGATGATAAAGCTGCGGCTTATTTAAAATAA
- the zwf gene encoding glucose-6-phosphate dehydrogenase: MTHDTHIRPTSIVVFGGTGDLAKRKLFPAFFNLYIDGRMPEQFQIIALGRQVFDQEAFRDYVHENMLAFSRNPNFLKEQWDEFRKHITFFNAHIDDDQSYQDLHQLISQNDDRWGERGNRLFYLSIAPSFIEQVSNGLKTFALADNVAGDRIIFEKPFGYDKSSAIRLNEMLAKTFHEEQIYRIDHYLGKETVQNILAFRFGNSIFEPLWNNRHIDSVQITVAEQVGVENRGGYYDHSGALRDMIQNHLLQILCMVGMEAPNEFESEQIRDKKADLLKSVRRIKREDINHYTVRAQYAAGEINGQPKKAYRDEPGVDPQSRTETFVAMKFYIDNERWLGVPFYMRTGKSLQQKHSAVVINFKDSTKTKFPANRSSIENNQLTINIQPEMDIRLSFMSKQPGLDMEMTPAEMVFDYFQCASNGPEAYETLLLDALDGDSTLFMRSDQVEEAWDIIESIQEEWEHGDLSPIYTYPAGSWGPEEAEELLKRQGHRWLSSFPPFTKSETQKHGTTV, translated from the coding sequence ATGACGCACGATACACATATTAGGCCCACATCCATTGTTGTTTTCGGGGGTACCGGCGATTTGGCAAAACGCAAGCTGTTTCCGGCCTTCTTTAACCTTTATATCGATGGGCGTATGCCTGAACAATTCCAGATTATTGCTTTGGGGCGCCAGGTATTTGATCAGGAAGCTTTCCGGGATTATGTTCACGAAAATATGCTTGCCTTTTCCCGTAATCCTAACTTTTTGAAGGAGCAGTGGGATGAGTTTAGGAAACATATTACCTTCTTCAACGCGCACATCGACGATGATCAATCTTATCAGGATCTGCATCAGCTGATCAGTCAGAATGACGACCGTTGGGGCGAGCGCGGAAACCGCCTGTTTTACTTGTCTATAGCGCCAAGTTTTATTGAGCAGGTTTCCAATGGGTTGAAGACTTTTGCGCTTGCAGATAACGTAGCCGGCGACCGCATTATCTTTGAAAAACCTTTTGGCTATGATAAGTCCTCTGCCATCAGGCTAAACGAAATGTTAGCTAAAACTTTCCATGAGGAACAGATCTACCGTATAGACCATTACCTAGGGAAAGAAACGGTGCAGAATATTTTGGCTTTCCGTTTTGGCAACTCTATTTTCGAACCGTTGTGGAACAATAGGCATATCGATTCGGTACAGATCACGGTGGCCGAGCAGGTTGGCGTTGAAAATAGGGGCGGCTATTATGATCATTCTGGTGCGCTGCGCGACATGATCCAAAACCATTTGTTGCAGATTCTTTGCATGGTGGGCATGGAGGCTCCAAACGAGTTTGAGTCGGAACAGATCCGTGACAAGAAAGCTGATCTGTTGAAATCTGTGCGACGGATTAAGCGCGAAGATATCAATCACTACACGGTTCGGGCACAGTATGCTGCCGGCGAAATCAATGGGCAGCCCAAAAAGGCTTATCGTGACGAACCGGGGGTAGATCCGCAATCGAGAACGGAGACCTTTGTGGCCATGAAATTTTACATCGATAATGAGCGTTGGCTGGGTGTGCCCTTCTACATGCGTACGGGCAAAAGCCTGCAGCAGAAGCATTCGGCGGTGGTGATCAATTTCAAGGACAGCACAAAGACGAAGTTTCCCGCCAATAGGAGTAGTATCGAAAACAACCAGTTGACGATCAACATACAGCCTGAAATGGATATTCGCTTGTCGTTCATGAGTAAACAGCCCGGGCTGGATATGGAAATGACGCCGGCGGAGATGGTGTTCGATTATTTCCAATGTGCTTCCAATGGCCCTGAAGCTTATGAAACGCTATTGTTGGATGCGCTTGATGGCGATTCGACTTTATTTATGCGCTCGGATCAGGTGGAAGAGGCTTGGGATATCATCGAGAGTATACAGGAAGAATGGGAGCATGGCGACTTGTCGCCGATCTATACCTATCCGGCTGGGAGCTGGGGGCCTGAGGAGGCTGAAGAGCTGCTGAAAAGACAGGGGCACCGTTGGCTATCTAGCTTTCCTCCATTTACCAAATCAGAAACGCAAAAACATGGTACAACAGTTTAA
- the gndA gene encoding NADP-dependent phosphogluconate dehydrogenase — protein MNNYNFGIVGLGVMGRNLLLNMADNGFAVAGLDLDLEKAKSLEAEASEGHRIKVTTQAEEFIGSLQQPRAIMLLVPAGKPVDAAIASLVPFLDKGDIIIDGGNTYFLDTDRRFNELSARGIHFFGMGISGGESGARRGPSLMPGGDRQAYERLRPIFEAVAAKVNGEPCVEFLGNGSAGNYVKMVHNGIEYGIMQLIAETYDLMKRLYGFDNQTIQQTFEQWNKEELNSFLLEITAQILKKKEGDQYLVDLISDWAKSKGTGKWTSQNAMDLQVPVPVIDAAVNMRDMSKYKPERLEAAKLLPWEGQAVDKPAAEIIARLKDALYFVVITTYAQGLAQLTVASETYGYELDLQVVTKVWRGGCIIRAVLLEDFRKAYAANPALRNILLDSAIAQKLIDTQASLREVLKDAIAHGIPVSGYVNALSYFDAYRTERLPTNIIQAQRDYFGAHTYERIDQEGIFHTLWD, from the coding sequence ATGAATAACTACAATTTTGGAATCGTTGGACTAGGCGTAATGGGACGTAATTTGTTGCTGAACATGGCCGACAACGGTTTCGCCGTAGCAGGACTGGACCTTGATCTAGAGAAGGCAAAGTCTTTGGAAGCTGAAGCAAGCGAAGGACATCGAATAAAAGTAACGACCCAAGCGGAGGAGTTTATAGGATCGTTGCAGCAACCAAGAGCAATTATGTTGTTGGTACCTGCGGGAAAGCCCGTTGATGCGGCTATTGCGAGCCTTGTTCCTTTTTTAGATAAGGGCGATATCATCATCGATGGTGGCAATACCTATTTCCTGGATACGGACAGACGATTTAATGAGCTGTCTGCGCGGGGCATACATTTCTTCGGGATGGGCATCTCTGGTGGAGAAAGTGGCGCTCGTCGTGGACCAAGCTTGATGCCGGGCGGCGATAGGCAGGCTTACGAAAGGCTAAGACCGATATTTGAAGCTGTGGCGGCCAAGGTAAATGGCGAGCCTTGTGTGGAATTTTTGGGAAATGGATCGGCTGGAAATTATGTGAAAATGGTGCATAATGGTATCGAATATGGTATTATGCAGCTTATCGCCGAGACCTACGACCTGATGAAGCGGCTGTATGGTTTTGATAACCAAACGATACAACAGACTTTTGAGCAGTGGAACAAGGAAGAATTAAACTCTTTCCTGCTTGAGATAACGGCGCAGATTCTAAAGAAAAAAGAAGGCGACCAGTACTTGGTCGATCTGATATCCGATTGGGCGAAATCGAAGGGAACAGGTAAATGGACCTCGCAAAATGCGATGGATCTGCAGGTGCCGGTGCCGGTGATCGATGCGGCAGTTAATATGCGGGATATGTCCAAATATAAGCCCGAGCGGTTAGAAGCAGCCAAATTACTTCCTTGGGAAGGTCAAGCTGTTGACAAACCCGCGGCGGAGATCATCGCTCGTCTGAAAGATGCGCTGTATTTTGTGGTCATCACCACGTATGCGCAAGGTTTGGCGCAGCTTACCGTGGCGTCGGAAACGTATGGCTACGAGCTGGATCTACAGGTGGTTACCAAAGTTTGGCGAGGTGGCTGTATCATTCGTGCGGTCTTGTTAGAGGACTTTAGAAAGGCTTATGCGGCCAATCCTGCCTTGCGCAATATCCTGCTAGATAGTGCTATTGCGCAGAAGTTGATCGATACACAGGCTAGTCTTCGCGAGGTATTGAAAGATGCCATTGCCCATGGTATACCGGTTTCTGGTTATGTCAATGCGCTTTCTTATTTCGATGCCTACCGCACGGAAAGATTACCTACTAATATTATCCAGGCGCAGCGTGATTACTTCGGCGCTCATACCTACGAACGTATCGATCAAGAAGGAATTTTTCATACCCTTTGGGATTAA
- a CDS encoding PepSY-associated TM helix domain-containing protein: MKVFKKIYTWLHLWLGIVVGLVFAIASITGATLIFEDELYPLVYPEIYAGKVDPRPAKRLPLDSLYQRASTYHAGQPLYGLSIKQSVDGSAYIFRTEGERLERSLLRLDPETGALLGRLDGSRNFFYLMEELHRKLFAGNVGKAITGAACLAYLLILISGLLLWWPKNKKMLRTRLKIKWDAKAKRLNWDAHAVGGFYTLPILLLICLTGLVWSYKWYNQGLFYLFDGAPQQKVLAKFELPELTTDGLTWPIQHAFEQAQHRLPYPGDIEISLPDGKDENAIEISRENELAAIPNVVDRLFFDSRSGDFLKAEPYEEQTRGMKVRRFILPLHTGSFAGLTTKIIYFIAMLVAASLPFTGLFIYLGRKKKKTKKTAGSTDGASVVGNYRPKGRLRSV, from the coding sequence ATGAAGGTATTTAAAAAAATATACACTTGGCTGCACTTATGGTTAGGGATCGTGGTGGGCTTGGTGTTTGCGATAGCCTCCATAACAGGGGCTACTTTGATCTTCGAAGATGAGCTCTATCCGCTGGTCTATCCGGAGATCTACGCTGGGAAGGTTGATCCTAGGCCGGCAAAGCGTCTGCCCTTAGATAGTCTCTATCAACGAGCCTCCACCTATCATGCTGGGCAGCCGCTGTATGGGCTAAGCATCAAGCAGTCGGTGGACGGATCTGCCTATATTTTCAGAACTGAGGGAGAGCGTTTGGAACGATCGCTTTTGCGGTTGGATCCGGAAACGGGCGCATTGCTCGGTAGGCTCGACGGAAGCAGGAATTTCTTCTACCTTATGGAGGAGCTTCATCGCAAGCTTTTTGCAGGCAATGTGGGGAAAGCCATAACGGGGGCAGCCTGTTTGGCATACCTCCTTATCCTGATCAGCGGATTGCTCTTGTGGTGGCCGAAAAACAAAAAGATGCTGCGCACAAGGCTGAAGATTAAATGGGATGCCAAGGCGAAGCGCTTGAACTGGGATGCGCATGCCGTGGGTGGCTTTTATACGCTGCCTATTTTGTTGCTGATCTGTTTGACCGGACTGGTGTGGAGTTACAAGTGGTACAACCAAGGTTTGTTTTACCTGTTTGATGGCGCTCCGCAGCAGAAGGTGTTGGCCAAGTTTGAGCTTCCCGAGCTGACAACGGATGGTTTGACCTGGCCTATTCAGCATGCTTTCGAGCAGGCGCAGCATCGCCTACCTTATCCGGGCGACATCGAGATATCGCTGCCGGATGGAAAGGACGAGAATGCCATAGAAATCAGTCGTGAGAATGAGCTTGCAGCTATCCCCAATGTGGTGGATCGCTTGTTTTTTGATAGCCGAAGCGGCGATTTTCTGAAAGCCGAACCCTATGAGGAGCAAACGCGGGGCATGAAGGTTCGTCGCTTTATCCTGCCACTGCATACAGGCAGCTTTGCCGGACTAACAACGAAGATTATCTATTTCATCGCGATGTTGGTGGCAGCAAGTTTGCCTTTTACGGGATTGTTTATCTACTTGGGTAGGAAGAAAAAGAAAACGAAGAAAACCGCTGGATCCACAGATGGTGCAAGTGTGGTGGGAAACTATAGACCAAAGGGGAGATTGCGCTCTGTTTGA